The Toxorhynchites rutilus septentrionalis strain SRP chromosome 3, ASM2978413v1, whole genome shotgun sequence genome includes a region encoding these proteins:
- the LOC129778645 gene encoding G-box-binding factor encodes MERGIGRQGPMMSPGMARRPGGMPPRDSYQQQHSYHHHHQQQQQQQQQQQQSNPHQHQHHHQQPQSPSQFQHSQHDELIRYIHEAWNSITQDKSQNPPVFYKSVPEPRLNGFTPFDLEAWWGRRLVHKINISSHGHQ; translated from the exons GGAACGAGGCATTGG ACGACAGGGACCGATGATGTCTCCTGGTATGGCGAGACGGCCTGGCGGAATGCCGCCACGAGATAGCTATCAACAACAACATTcgtaccatcatcatcatcaacagcaacaacaacagcagcagcagcagcaacaatccAATCCACATCAACACCAACATCACCATCAGCAACCGCAGTCACCGAGTCAATTCCAGCATTCTCAGCACGACGAGCTGATACGATACATCCATGAGGCATGGAATAGC ATTACGCAAGACAAAAGTCAAAATCCGCCAGTATTCTATAAGAGTGTTCCTGAGCCGCGACTGAATGGTTTCACCCCGTTCGATCTGGAAGCCTGGTGGGGACGACGGTTGGTACACAAAATAAACATTTCCAGCCACGGGCATCAGTGA